In the genome of Acidobacteriota bacterium, the window TTTTGAGCTGCCGATCGTTGCGCGGGCAGCGCAGCCACCATGGCCAGCAAAGCCAAAAGAATCGTCGCTGTGATAGGCCTGCTCATCGCGTCCTCATCTAGTCGAAGGTAGTCCTAAAAATCCTCGCGTGCAATATGAGCAATTCTACCACAGCTCCCGGCAGCCAGCATCCATCTATGGTGTCCATGAAGTTGGATGCAAGATCGTCTTGACACGCTGGGGACCCAGACCTATGATGTCTCTCAGGTGAGGGTGGCAGGTGGTGGGTCAGCGGCGGAATCGGCCTTCTAACGAATGCAATGCAGCGAACCCTACCATGGTGGATTCTCAATAGTATTGGGGTCGTAATCTAGTCAAGTCGCAGTTCGTTAGTACACGATAGTTGAACAAAGACAAGCTTTGATCACGAAAGAGGGGTCTCTATGAGCAAGAAGAACTCTGTTTGGTCGGGATTGTGCCTGCTGGTTTTGATGGCGCTGGTAGGAACGGGTATTGCGCAGGCACAAAACGTCGGCGCCATCTCTGGCAAGGTCACAGATACCTCCGGCGCGGTCATCCCCGGAGCGACCGTTGAGTTGCGCAATCTGGATACAGGTTCCTCGCGCACCGTTACCTCGGACGGGCAAGGCAACTACCGCGCGCCGGAAGTTCCCCTCGGCAGCTATCAGTTGGATGCCAGCTTCACCGGCTTCCAGAAAGTTCAGCGCACCGGCGTACAGATCACGCTGGGCCGCGACGCCACCATCGACTTCCAACTCTCAGTCGGCGAAGTGCAGGAAGTGGTAACGGTAACGGGCGACGCGCCGATGGTGGAGACCACCAAGGCGGACATGGGATCGCTGGTCACGCGTGAGCAGATCTCCGACCTGCCGCTGCGCTCGCGCGACTTCTCGCAGTTGATCACCATGCAGGCCGGCGCGGTGCAGTACCGCCACACCACGGGCAGCGACATCGCCGGCTACGGCGCGCGCATCTCGGTCAGCGGCGCGCGCACCAGCTCGAACAGCTTCACGCTCGACGGCGTGGACATCAACACGCCCAACCAGATGATCCCCTCCGGCGTCGACGGCGCGATGCTGGGGGTGGAAGCCATCCGCGAATTTAAGGTGCTGGGCAGCAACTACAGCGCGCAATACGGCCGCGCCGCCGGAGCGAACCTGCAGGCCGTCAGCCGCTCGGGCACCAACCTGTTGCACGGGTCGCTGTTCGAGTATCTGCGCAACGACAATCTCGACGCCGCCAAGTGGGAGACCAGCGCCTTCAAACTGAAGAAACCGGAGTTCAAGCGCAATCAATTTGGCGGCTCGGTCGGCGGACCGATCATCATGGACAAGACCCATTTCTTTACGACGTATGAAGGCGTACGCCAGGTCTTTCCCCGCTCGGAGGTCTCCGTGGTGCCCTCGACTATCGCGCGGCAGGGAGCGAACGTAAGTCCCGTGATCCGCCCCTATTTAAATCTGTGGCCGACTCCAAATCTTACGGAACCCGCCACGGGCCTGGTGGCGGACTGGGCTAATAATGATATTCAGAAGATCAACGCCGACTACGTGAGCGGGCGCATCGATCATCAATTACACGCCAACCACTCCATCTTCGGACGTTACACGATAGACGATTCCGGCCTGACCGACCCGGACACAATTCCGCTGTTCGGGGCCGATGCGCGCATTCGCAATCAATATATAACCCTGGAAGAGCGCAGCATCATTTCCCCAACCACGATCAACGCCGTGCGCCTGGGCTTCTCGCGCTCGGCGCAGTTCTCCGATATCTATGAGATCAATGCCCCGCCCGCGGCGCTGTCGTTCGTACAGGGCCGGCCCTTCGGCGGCATCTCCACCGGCAGCGGCGTTACGGGGTTGACCGGCTACTCCGGCAACGGCCCGCGCAACTACATCCTGAATATTTTTCAGGTCTATGACGACTTTACCTGGGAGCGCTCCAGCCATTCCATCAAGCTGGGATTCACTTACGAACATTTCGTGTTCAATCGCAAGGGCCTGTCCCGAGCGGGAGGCGCGTGGACCTTCGGCAACCTCACTTCTTTCCTGACCAACGGCACGCCCACCCGTCTGCGCATCATGGGTCCGGAGCAGTTCGTCGATGCCCAAGGCCGCACGCTGCGCACCGATCCGTACCGGACGGCATTGCAGGACCTGCTCTCCGGATATTTTCAGGATGACTGGCGCGTGCGCACGAACCTGACGCTGAATCTCGGCGTGCGCTGGGAGATGACCACGGCAGGCAAGGAAAAGCACGGGCGGCTGGCCAATCTGCGCAACGCGCTCGATCCCTTCCCGACCGTGGGCGACCCGCTCTACGACAATCCCACGGCGGACAACTTCATGCCCCGCATCGGCTTCGCCTGGGACCCCACCGGCTCCGGCAAGACTTCCTTGCGCGGCGGCACGGGATTGTTCTATGAGCCTATCCTAGCCCGGCAATATCTGAACAGCATTGACCGCCAGCCGCCCTTCTGGGTGGATGTGGATGTGCGCACGGCCGACATCGCTCGCGTGAATGCATTTCCCAATCTGACCCCGGTGCTGGCCCAGTTGGCCACAGGCCCGCAGGCGCTGCACGTTACCGATTTCAATTTGAATAGCCCGTATATTTTCCAGTGGAACCTTGCCGTGCAGCACATGATGACGCGTACGTCGGTGGTGGAGCTTGGCTACACCGGCTCGCGCGGCGTGCATCTCTCCAGCCGCCAGGACCTGGCCGTGCCCGTGCCCGTCCGTCAGGCGGATGGCCGCTTGTTCTATAATCCCAGCCGCAGTGCCATCTCGGACCTGCTGAACCCGAATTTCTCGCGCATGGAGTGGTATTCCACCGGCGCGAACTCGAAATATCACGGACTGCGCGCCTCCTTCCAGCAGCGCATGAGCAACGACCTGAACTTCCAGGCCAACTACACTTTCTCGAAGGCCATGGACAACTCCTCGACCACCATCAGCGGCGAAGTGGGCGACTCGACCATTCAGAACGCCTATGACATGATGGCAGACTATTCACTCGCCGATTTCTACGTGAAGCACAACTTCGTAACCAATTTCACCTACCAGCTTCCCATTGGCCAAGGTAAGAAGATTGCCGGAGGCATCGGCTCGTTGAGCAATGCCTTTATCGGCGGCTGGCAGATCGCCGGGGTTTTCTCGGCCATCACCGGCACGCCGATGTCTGCCACCAGCAATAATCAACTCTCCCACACGCTGTTCGGCGGGGGCGTGCGGCCTGATCTGAAATCGGGTGGCGATAACAATCCGGTCTATGAATCCCCTGAGGTGCGCGCGGTCCCTGGATTGTTCTACTACGATCCCACCAATTTCGCCCCGCAGTCGGGCGGCCGGGCCGGCGCGCCGTCGGGCTACTACGGCAATCTGGGCCGCAACACCATCATCGGACCCGGCACCACCACGGTTGATTTTTCACTGATGAAGAATGCGGCGATAACTGAAGGCAAGAACCTCCAGTTCCGCGCTGAGTTCTTCAATATGCTGAACCGCCCGAACTTCTCCCAGCCGAGCGCCCTCATCTTCGATTCGGCGGCGGCATTTGTGGCGGAAGCTGGTCGCATCTCGTCCACGGTCGGCTCGGCGCGGCAGATTCAGCTCGCGCTGCGCTTTACCTTCTAGCAACTGAAGCGGAACCAACTTTTCACTTTCAACGGGCCCGGGGGCATTGCCTTCGGGCCTGTTTCTTGTTTTACTAGGCGCTCGGATTCACTTTCCCCTCGGAGCAGCTCCCCCCGAAATCGCGATTGGAGTAGTGTATTTGGTAGTCCCAGTACTACTGAGACTCCGGTTCCATTTGCATCCGCGCCGCGCGACTGCATACTGGCGCTTGATGGGACGCGAAGTGTGGCGCCGGTTCATTGATGTGGAGAATTGGCAATGGAAATGGCGGTCGGCAGGCTTGGGAAGGAAGCTGGCTTGATGAAGATTCTGAACGCACCTCGCTACGCGGCCATGCTGGTCGCGCTCTACTTTGCGTTCGCATGGTGCGCGACTTCCTTGTTCGCGCATGGTGATCCTGGCGGGCAGATTGAGGCGGTAACCGCCGAACTCGCAGCCCATCCTGGCAACGCGCAACTTCATCTCAAGCGCGGCGAGCTGCACCGCAACGCGGAGTTCTTCCTGTTTGCCAATGACGATTTTGATCGCGTCGAGAAGATTGATCCTTCCATCACCTTGGTCCACCTGGCCCGCGCGAGGAACTACCTCGGCTGGCGGAAGCCCGCGCCGGGCCTGGAATCCATCGAGCGCTATTTAGTCACCGAGCCGCCCGACGCGCTGGCCGCCGAGGCGCATGAAGTTCACGGCAAGCTGCTGGCCGCTCTCCACCGTTCGCTGGAAGCCGCCGCCGCGTTTACTCTCGCCATTGAACGTTCCTCCTCGCCTTCGCCTGATCTGTTTATGGAGCGCTTCGGCGCGTACCAGTCCGCGGGATCGGCTCATCTCGACGCGGCGCTGCGCAGCCTCGACCAAGGCATTGCGCGGCTTGGCCCCATCGTCAGCCTGATGCAGCCGGCTCTCGAGATGGAGTTGCTCTTGCACCGCTTCGACGCCGCGCTCGCCCGCGTGAACCAAATCGCCGCCACCATGCCGCGTCCGGAAACCTGGGTTGCGCGCCGTGGCGAGATACTCATGCAGGCTGGTCGCGCCACGGAAGCGCAGGCGGCGTTTCAACAGTCTTTAGTCAAGATCGAATTGCTGCCGGCGCGCCATCGCGCCACGCCGGCGACTCAACAACTCGAAAAGGAAGTTCGTAGCAAGCTGAACGCGCTGGAAGAATCGACGATCGCGGCAAGCAACTAACGGGGACGGCGCTGCCGCTTCATATTGTTTGAGGAGAAGTAATCATGCATTCCATAAGCACTGCACCGCGCCACAAACGCTCCGCCATCCTGCTGCTGGTGGCGCTCGCCCTGCTGACCGCGGGGCCGCTCGACGCCGCCAGTCTCACGCGCGGGCCTTACCTGCAAATCAGCACGCAGACCAGCATGGTGGTGCGCTGGCGCAGCGATGTGGCAACGAATAGCCGCGTGCGTTACGGCACCGCGCCCGGTTCGCTGACGTCCACACTGGACAACGCCTCCTCGGTAACCGAGCACGAGATCACTCTGGCCGGACTTTCACCGAACACCACGTACTGGTATTCCGTCGGCTCCACCACGTAGACGCTGGCCTCGGGCAACGATACCTTTTTCCTGACCGCGCCCTCCACCGGCAAGCCCACCCGCGTGTGGATACTGGGCGACGCCGGCACGCTCACCGCCGGCCAGCAGAATGTGCGCAATGCCTACGACCGCTTCACCGGTTCGCGCCACACCGACCTCTGGTTGATGTTGGGCGATAACGCTTACAACACCGGCACCGACGCGGAGTTTCAAGCGGCCGTGTTCAACATGTACCCCCAGATGCTGCGCAAGAGCGCACTGTGGTCCACGCGCGGCAATCATGAAAGCGCGACGTCGGGCGGAGTGCCTGTCTACTACAACATCTTCAGCATGCCCACCGCTGCTCAGGCCGGCGGAATGTCCTCGGGCACCGAGGCATACTATTCATTCGACTACGGCGACATCCACTTCATTTGTCTGGACTCCTACGGCAGCAGCCGCGCGGCAGGCTCGGCGATGCTGAACTGGCTGCAAGGCGACATTAATTCCACTACCAAGACGTGGATCATCGCCTTCTGGCATCATCCGCCGTATAGCAAAGGCTCGCACAATTCCGACACGGAAGCCGAGCTGATCGAGATGCGTCAGAACGCTTTGCCCATACTTGAGGCGGGCGGCGTTGATCTGGTCCTGGGCGGGCACAGCCACTCCTACGAACGCAGCTTCCTGCTCGACGGGCACTACGGACTGTCGGGCACGCTGATCCCGGCGATGAAGAAGGACGCCGGCAGCGGACGTCCTGGCGGCGCCGGCTCGTACAAGAAACTCTCGCCCAACCCGCAAGCTCCCAACGCGGGCGCGGTCTATGCCGTGGCGGGCAGCTCCGGCCAGGCCACCGGCGGCACGCTGAATCACCCGGCGATGTTCATCTCTCTGAACAACATGGGCTCGATGGTGCTGGACGTCGACGGCAACACCATGCACGTGAAATATCTGCGCGACACCGGCGCGATCGACGACTACTTCACCATGCAGAAGGTCTCACTCGGCAACACCGTGCCGCCGAGCATCACCACGACTTCCGTTCCTGACGCCATCACCAACACGCCCTACTCGGCTTCCTTCGCCGCTGACGGCGATCAGCCCATCGTGTGGTCGCAAATAGCGGACGCGCTGCCTCCGGGCATGATCTTCCACCCGACCGGCACGTATTACGGGACGCCGACCGCGGCGGGGACATACAACTTCACGGTGCAGGCTTTGAACGTCGCGCCGGCCGATACACAGGCCATCACGCACGTCGTCGTATCCGCTACACCAGGCGCTCCTGTTTCGCTGGGAGCCACGGCCGTCTCCGCCAGCCAGATCAATCTCGCCTGGACCGACACCGCCGGCAACGAAACCGGCTTCAAGATCGAACGCTCCACCGACGGCGTGAACTTCACCGAGATCACTACGGTGGGCGCCAACGTAACGGCGTACTCGAATACGGGACTGAACGCTTCCACGCAGTACACCTACCGCGTGCGAGCGTATAACGTCGCCGGCGATTCGGCTTACAGCAATACATCGGCGGCGACCACGCAGAGCGGCGCGCCGGCGGCACCCACTTCGCTGTCAGCTGCCACGGTTTCCAGCAGCCAGATTAACCTTACATGGACCGATAACAATGGCAACGAGGATGGCACCAGGATCGAGCGCTCACCCGACGGGGTGAACTTCGCGCAGATCGCCAGCGTCGGCGCGAACATCACCGCCTACTCGAACACAGGCCTCGCGGGGGGAGCAACGTACACCTATCGCGTACGGGCCTACAACGCCGGCGGCGATTCGCCTTACAGCAACACCGCCAGTGCGACCACTCTGGCCGGACCGCCCGCCGCGCCCACATCATTGCTACTCACTTCGGTCTCCACCACGCGCATCGACCTGCACTGGACGGACAATTCCAGCAATGAAAGTAACTTTATGATTGAACGCTCCACCAACGGCAGCACGTGGATGGTGATTGCCACATTGGCCCCGAACGTGACTACATACTCGGCCACCGGCCTGAACCGCAACACGCGCTACTACTTCCGCCTGCGCTGCTGGAACGCGGCGGGCTTCTCAGCTTACAGCAACACCGCGAACATCAAGACCAAGTCGCGCTAACTGTTCGCCCGCCAAAATTCCGCGCCAAGAAAATCGCTTGACGCGGCTACCAAACCGATCTGGTAGCCGCGTCATCCCACCGTTGGATGGCGCGGGATTTTCGACGCCCGTAAAGGCTGTTCCCTTCTCCATAATTTCGCTATCCTAGTCCGGAGATCTCACGAATCCGACTGGGGGCCAGCGCCATGTTTACCCTTGAATTTCGCCGTCCTTATCTTCAACTCTTCGCCACGCTTTTCTTCGTTGCGACATTCGTTCCTACAGGGGGGATGGCCCAAAATCCAGCCCCACCGTCCGTCCCCATGCCTGACGCCCCTCTTCCTGATCCCAGCGAAATGGGCACCTACTCGCTGATCGTGCGCGACCCGGCCACCGGCGAGATGGGGCTGGGCGTGCAATCGAAGGCCTTTGGCGCGGGCAACCGCGTGGTTACCGCGCGCGGCGGACTCGCCGTGATCGCGCATCAGGCGGTGTCCAATCCCATGTTCGGCGCCGTGGGCATGACGCTGCTCGAATCGGGCATGACGCCGCAGGAGGCCATGGACTTCATGGTAAAGGGCGACAACGGCGCGAATCGCCGCCAGATCGCCATGCTCGATTTTCAAGGGCGCTCGGCGGCATGGACTGGTCCCGGCGCCAGCGATTGGAAGGGTCACAAATGCACAGAACTTTATTGTCTGGAGGGCAACACGTTGGCCGGGCCGCAGGTGTTGGAGGCCATGGAGAAGAGCATCACCAGTTCGCGGGGCGCGCTGGCCTACCGTTTGCTCGATGCGCTGGACGCGGCACAGGCCGCTGGCGGCGACTGGCGCGGAATGCAGGGCGCGGCCATCGTCATCGTCAAACCCAACGCCGGGCCGTCTGGTTATAACGACCGCGCCCTCGATCTGCGCGTGGACGATCACCGCGAGCCGCTGAAGGAACTGCGCCGACTGGTCAATATGGACCGCGCCAACAGGCTAATCGCCGAGGCCAATGAGGCGTTGACCAACCGCCGCCCCGACCTCGCCTATGAATTGGTAAAAGCGGCGCGTGATGCCTCTCCGGAGAATGACAATGCATGGGTGGCACTGGCCAATATCAGCGTGCGCCTAGGTCAGAAGGCCGAGGCTGTGGTGGCGCTCAAAAAAGCCGCCGAGTTGAATCCCGCGAACAAGGTGAACCTGCCGAAGAACCCTATATTTGAAGATCTACACAAGGAATTACAGATAACATATTGAAATGATTGGCACCAGAGAGAGTCTTGATCGGCATAATTCTACCAAGGAACGGATATCCATAACCGGACAGTGGTTTACTAGGATGGCCCCCCTATGGCTTACTGGATCATTCTTAGCAATCGGCGAGCCTCCTTATTCCTCAGAAGTCGATGTAGTGTATCGATACTTCCTCGCGTGCTTCTCTGCACCATGGCGATGGCGCTGCTCTCCTGCAACAATGCGCCTCCTGCTCCTCGCGAACAGAGCGATCAGTTACTGATCGCAGCGGCGTCCAATCTTTCCGAGGCGTTCCAGCAAATCGGAGATGACTTCCGGACGCAGACCGGAATCGTCGTCCAATTCAATTTCGGAGCCACCGCGCAGTTGGCTCAACAGATTGAACACGGGGCCGCATTCGACCTGTTCGCCTCCGCAGATGTTAGCCATGTGGACATGCTGGTGAGGGGCGGCAAACTGGTGCCAGAAAGCCGCGCGATTTATGCGCGTGGGAAGTTGACCCTGTGGGTGCCGCCGGGCAGCAGAAGCAACATCAGCAGTCTGCGTGATTTGGAAAATAACTCGGTCCGGTTCATCGCCATCGCCAATCCGGAGGTCGCCCCCTACGGCGCTGCGGCGGAGCAACTGCTGCGATCGTACTCGTTGTGGGATAAACTCGAACCCAAGCTGGTCCGCGCGGAAAATGTAACCGCTGCCGAGCAGATGGCCGCCACCGGCAACGCCGATGCGGCGTTCACCGCATACTCACTGGTGTTTCGCGATCCAGGAACGATCATTCCGTTGGACGGTGCGGGACTCGCGCCCATCGATCAGGCGCTGGGCATCCTGACCAGTTCAGCACACCAGCAGAATGCTGCGCGATTCGCCGAGTTCGTTTTGCGCGGACCGGGCCGAGAGATTCTGCGGGCGTCAGGATACGACCTGCCTTAACGCGGGCGTGGTTAGTGCACAACTAACTTACGAACGAAATTTCCTTGCTGGCTGGAGTAAGATCCAACTCGTGAGCCAGTTGATAAAACCGCCGCAGTCCTGCGATATTTTGATCCCCAAGAGAGAAGTCAATATTGTTGGTCAGGTAGTTGAGAATCAGCTCCGGCGCGAGGCCGGTGCGCGCCTGCTCCTCCGGCACAATCTGATCGAGATGCTGGAGCGCGTAGGCCGCTGACTCCTGAAACGCCGCCGTCAGCCCCACCTGCCCATCCAGCAAGGCTTGGGAACGTATGGCCCATATAGCAAATACAAAAGGCAGGCCTGTCATCTCGCGCCAGTCATCGGCGAGATCTCGCACCAACAAGCCGGGAAAATCCGTGGCCAGCGCAGGATCGCCGATCATCATGGCCGCGTCGCAGGAAGCGAGCATGGCAGGCAAATCCGGCGCGTGCGCGACGATCCTGGGTGCGATATGGTAATGTCGCGCCATCAATATTTGTACGAGACAAGCCGAAGTCCGCGAAGAAGTATCCAGCGCGACGCTGCGAATTTGGTCGAGCGGACACTTCGAGAGCAGCAGAACACTGCGCACGGGACCGGACGACGACACGGACAATCCCGGAATAATCTGCAACCCCTCTATGCGCTGATACTCGATGGATGGAATAATCCCTGCGTCCGCCACCCCAGATCGTAACGCGTCCGCGCACAACGACGGCAGCATGTTGGTTACTGCAAACCGCTCGCGGTGCGGACCATGCACCAGACCCCAGACCAGCGGGACGGAGTTGAGATAGGAGACGGCGGCAACGCGTAAAGTTGGAGACATAGTGAGTGGAAATCGGCGTTGGACGTTTAGGATTTCGCGGCGGTAATCTCCCTCGCGGGAAGAACATCCATAAACGCTGAAACTGAAAAGACGGCGTTGCCCGCGCCCGGCGCTCCGTAGCCCGGCGGCGGCGCAAGCCGATGCCGCGCCAGCGTGTCGCGATAGGTTTGCAACAGGCGCAGGTGATACTCCAACGGCGCGGGCTCCTGCAAGCCGAGGTTGCTCAGCGGTTCTGGGCACCAGGTGGTAAAGCGCGGCGTGATGCCGTGCGACATGAAGAAGTCGAGACCCGCCCCTGTTGAGCGTATGGCCTGTTCCACATCGGTGAACCCGTGCGGGCGCGCCATCTCCACGCCGCCGACAAAATTGGGGATCACGTTCGTCGCGCCGAAGACTTCGCGCGCGTCGAGGATGCGATCGATCCACGTTTGCCGTCCGATGTAGCTCGACTTGCCCGGACACAACCACGCGAACAGACG includes:
- the modA gene encoding molybdate ABC transporter substrate-binding protein, with translation MAYWIILSNRRASLFLRSRCSVSILPRVLLCTMAMALLSCNNAPPAPREQSDQLLIAAASNLSEAFQQIGDDFRTQTGIVVQFNFGATAQLAQQIEHGAAFDLFASADVSHVDMLVRGGKLVPESRAIYARGKLTLWVPPGSRSNISSLRDLENNSVRFIAIANPEVAPYGAAAEQLLRSYSLWDKLEPKLVRAENVTAAEQMAATGNADAAFTAYSLVFRDPGTIIPLDGAGLAPIDQALGILTSSAHQQNAARFAEFVLRGPGREILRASGYDLP
- a CDS encoding fibronectin type III domain-containing protein, with amino-acid sequence MTTVGANVTAYSNTGLNASTQYTYRVRAYNVAGDSAYSNTSAATTQSGAPAAPTSLSAATVSSSQINLTWTDNNGNEDGTRIERSPDGVNFAQIASVGANITAYSNTGLAGGATYTYRVRAYNAGGDSPYSNTASATTLAGPPAAPTSLLLTSVSTTRIDLHWTDNSSNESNFMIERSTNGSTWMVIATLAPNVTTYSATGLNRNTRYYFRLRCWNAAGFSAYSNTANIKTKSR
- a CDS encoding DUF1028 domain-containing protein, with product MFTLEFRRPYLQLFATLFFVATFVPTGGMAQNPAPPSVPMPDAPLPDPSEMGTYSLIVRDPATGEMGLGVQSKAFGAGNRVVTARGGLAVIAHQAVSNPMFGAVGMTLLESGMTPQEAMDFMVKGDNGANRRQIAMLDFQGRSAAWTGPGASDWKGHKCTELYCLEGNTLAGPQVLEAMEKSITSSRGALAYRLLDALDAAQAAGGDWRGMQGAAIVIVKPNAGPSGYNDRALDLRVDDHREPLKELRRLVNMDRANRLIAEANEALTNRRPDLAYELVKAARDASPENDNAWVALANISVRLGQKAEAVVALKKAAELNPANKVNLPKNPIFEDLHKELQITY